A genomic window from Halorubrum trapanicum includes:
- a CDS encoding TrmB family transcriptional regulator has protein sequence MDTEELLETLQAADLSYYQANAYVTLLELGTASATEVAQASDVPDARIYDVLRDLDDFGYVELYEQETFQARATDPETIVSGLTDRAAALESAAGEIEERFERPTLDTQTVSIVKRFDTVLEAARTFVRDADTQIHATLTPDQFDALRGDLADARDRGVTVNVTMLALDGDGPLDDADYEGAVSVAHRLSRPAPFVLTSDLRRTAFAPNPAAVEDYGLILRNRSFTYVFFWHFLLFMWLPSPVAYEADAAGPKRYADIRQFLLENRDRIRGDEPFHVEIEGRETDSDRSVTVSGEVVDAENLSEGDGGEDRAPSVLALTGTASMIVDDGERRWTVGGWGATYEEVEANRIRVTGVGAELGSEPTE, from the coding sequence ATGGACACCGAGGAACTCCTGGAGACGCTCCAGGCCGCGGATCTCTCTTACTATCAGGCGAACGCGTACGTCACGCTGCTCGAACTGGGGACCGCCTCAGCGACCGAGGTCGCACAGGCAAGCGACGTGCCGGACGCGCGGATCTACGACGTGCTCCGCGACCTCGACGACTTCGGGTACGTGGAGCTGTACGAACAGGAGACGTTCCAGGCGCGCGCGACCGACCCGGAGACGATCGTCTCCGGGCTCACCGACCGCGCGGCCGCGCTCGAATCGGCCGCCGGGGAGATCGAGGAGCGGTTCGAGCGACCGACGCTGGACACCCAGACGGTCAGCATCGTCAAGCGGTTCGACACCGTCCTCGAGGCGGCCCGGACGTTCGTCCGCGACGCCGACACCCAGATCCACGCGACGCTCACCCCCGACCAGTTCGACGCGCTCCGGGGCGACCTGGCCGACGCCCGCGACCGCGGCGTCACGGTCAACGTCACGATGCTCGCCCTCGACGGCGACGGGCCGCTCGACGACGCCGACTACGAGGGCGCCGTGAGCGTCGCCCACCGACTCTCTCGGCCCGCCCCGTTCGTGCTCACCTCCGACCTCCGGCGCACGGCGTTCGCGCCGAACCCCGCGGCGGTCGAGGACTACGGCCTCATCCTCCGCAACCGGTCGTTCACCTACGTCTTCTTCTGGCACTTTCTGCTCTTCATGTGGCTCCCCTCGCCCGTCGCGTACGAGGCCGACGCGGCGGGCCCGAAGCGGTACGCCGACATCCGGCAGTTCCTGCTGGAGAACCGCGACCGGATCCGCGGGGACGAGCCCTTCCACGTCGAGATCGAGGGACGCGAGACCGACAGCGACCGGTCCGTAACCGTCTCCGGCGAGGTCGTCGACGCCGAAAACCTCTCCGAGGGCGACGGCGGCGAGGACCGCGCCCCGAGCGTGCTGGCGCTGACCGGCACCGCGTCCATGATCGTCGACGACGGGGAGAGGCGGTGGACCGTCGGCGGGTGGGGCGCGACCTACGAGGAGGTGGAGGCGAACCGGATCCGGGTGACGGGCGTCGGCGCCGAACTCGGCTCCGAACCGACGGAGTGA
- the sucC gene encoding ADP-forming succinate--CoA ligase subunit beta: MKLHEYQAKSLFADAGIPVPDSRLATSVDEALDAVDEIGYPAAIKAQVHVGGRGKAGGIKIATDREEAERYAEEILGMDLKGYTVDRVLVEAGVDFVDELYVGVTMDRGEGKPVLMVSTEGGVNIEEVAEENPDAIAREHVDPAFGLHPYQARKVVYEAGVDADVALDVASILSTLYDLYEENDASEIEVNPVMITGDRDVVAADAVMNIDEDALFRQPELAEMAEESYEDDLERKAGEYGFDYVRLSGNVGIIGNGAGLVMTTLDLVDYYGGAPANFLDIGGGAKAERVTQALDMVFSDDNVDAVVFNIFGGITRGDEVAKGINEALERFDEIPKKVVVRLAGTNAEEGMEILNTDLVEVEKTLEDAVQRAVKNAEEVTQ, encoded by the coding sequence ATGAAACTTCACGAGTATCAAGCGAAGTCGCTCTTCGCGGACGCCGGGATCCCGGTTCCGGACTCCCGGCTCGCGACGAGCGTCGACGAGGCCCTCGACGCCGTCGACGAGATCGGCTACCCGGCCGCGATCAAGGCGCAGGTCCACGTCGGAGGGCGCGGGAAGGCCGGCGGGATCAAGATCGCGACCGACCGCGAGGAGGCCGAGCGGTACGCCGAGGAGATCCTCGGGATGGACCTGAAGGGGTACACCGTCGATCGGGTCCTCGTCGAGGCCGGCGTTGACTTCGTCGACGAGCTGTACGTCGGCGTCACGATGGACCGCGGCGAGGGGAAGCCGGTCCTGATGGTGTCGACCGAGGGCGGCGTGAACATCGAGGAGGTCGCCGAGGAGAACCCCGACGCCATCGCCCGCGAGCACGTCGATCCCGCGTTCGGGCTCCACCCGTACCAAGCCCGCAAGGTCGTCTACGAGGCGGGCGTCGACGCCGACGTCGCGCTCGACGTGGCCTCGATCCTCTCGACGCTGTACGACCTCTACGAGGAGAACGACGCCTCCGAGATCGAGGTCAACCCCGTGATGATCACGGGCGACCGCGACGTCGTCGCCGCGGACGCCGTGATGAACATCGACGAGGACGCGCTGTTCCGCCAGCCCGAGCTCGCCGAGATGGCCGAGGAGTCCTACGAGGACGACCTCGAACGCAAGGCCGGCGAGTACGGCTTCGACTACGTCCGCCTCTCCGGGAACGTCGGCATCATCGGCAACGGCGCCGGCCTCGTGATGACGACGCTCGACCTTGTCGACTACTACGGCGGGGCGCCCGCCAACTTCCTCGACATCGGCGGCGGCGCGAAGGCCGAGCGCGTCACGCAGGCGCTCGACATGGTGTTCTCCGACGACAACGTCGACGCCGTCGTCTTCAACATCTTCGGCGGGATCACCCGCGGCGACGAGGTCGCCAAGGGGATCAACGAGGCCTTAGAGCGGTTCGACGAGATCCCCAAGAAGGTGGTCGTCCGGCTCGCCGGCACGAACGCCGAGGAGGGGATGGAGATTCTGAACACCGACCTCGTCGAGGTCGAGAAGACGCTGGAGGACGCGGTCCAGCGCGCGGTGAAGAACGCCGAGGAGGTGACCCAATGA
- a CDS encoding BolA family protein, translating into MPIEPDAVADLIEEHLPDAVARVTAPRIHDDEDEDAHFAAVVVSPAFEGESLVDQHQRVYDAVGDHMTRSVHALEIKTYTPEAYAEHGDGTLDDDLREAGLFPVDEA; encoded by the coding sequence ATGCCCATCGAACCCGACGCGGTCGCGGACCTCATCGAGGAGCACCTCCCCGACGCGGTCGCCCGCGTGACCGCGCCCCGGATCCACGACGACGAGGACGAGGACGCCCACTTCGCCGCGGTCGTCGTCTCGCCCGCCTTCGAGGGTGAGTCGCTCGTCGACCAGCACCAGCGCGTGTACGACGCGGTCGGCGACCACATGACGCGGTCCGTCCACGCCTTGGAGATCAAGACGTACACGCCCGAGGCGTACGCCGAACACGGCGACGGGACGCTCGACGACGACCTCCGCGAGGCGGGGCTGTTCCCCGTCGACGAGGCCTGA
- a CDS encoding aspartate ammonia-lyase — MGDDYRTEEDSLGEMQVPTDAYWGAQTQRAVENFPVSGIPMSRRFIRALGVVKKAAAQANRDLDLIEADTADAIVAAADEVIAGEHDDQFPVDVFQTGSGTSSNMNANEVIANRAAEIAGAEIGDRVVHPNDHVNYGQSSNDVIPTAMHVAALEAVEKDLVPALETLHAELEAKETEFDGVVKTGRTHLQDATPIRLGQEFGGYRTQVAKGIERAEGVQSNLRELALGGTAVGTGLNTHPEFPELAAEYISDETGTEFREAANHFEAQAAHDAMAEGHGALKTIAGSLNKMANDLRLLASGPRNGLGEVEQPENQPGSSIMPGKINPVVAESVNQVHKQVVGNDAAVSAGAARGEIDLNLYKPVIAHNFLESAELLSNVAETFGERFVGKLEANEEHCETRVEQSMALATALNPAIGYDKASKVAKKALADGKSVKEVAVSEGYLTEDEADEVLDPEAMTHRVILGDEN, encoded by the coding sequence ATGGGTGACGACTACCGCACGGAGGAGGACAGCCTCGGCGAGATGCAGGTGCCGACGGACGCCTACTGGGGCGCGCAGACCCAGCGCGCCGTCGAGAACTTCCCCGTCTCGGGGATTCCGATGAGCCGGCGGTTCATCCGCGCGCTCGGCGTCGTGAAGAAGGCGGCCGCGCAGGCGAACCGCGATCTGGACCTCATCGAGGCGGACACCGCAGACGCCATCGTCGCCGCCGCCGACGAGGTGATCGCGGGCGAGCACGACGACCAGTTCCCGGTCGACGTGTTCCAGACCGGCTCGGGCACCTCCTCGAACATGAACGCCAACGAGGTGATCGCCAACCGCGCCGCCGAGATCGCGGGCGCCGAGATCGGCGACCGCGTCGTCCACCCCAACGACCACGTCAACTACGGCCAGTCGTCGAACGACGTGATCCCGACGGCGATGCACGTCGCCGCGCTGGAGGCCGTCGAGAAGGACCTCGTGCCCGCCTTAGAGACGCTCCACGCCGAGCTCGAGGCCAAGGAGACGGAGTTCGACGGCGTCGTCAAGACCGGGCGGACGCACCTCCAAGACGCCACGCCGATCCGGCTCGGACAGGAGTTCGGCGGCTACCGGACGCAGGTCGCGAAGGGCATCGAGCGCGCCGAGGGCGTCCAGTCGAACCTCCGCGAGCTCGCACTCGGCGGCACCGCGGTCGGGACCGGGCTCAACACCCATCCCGAGTTCCCGGAGCTCGCGGCGGAGTACATCTCCGACGAGACGGGGACCGAGTTCCGCGAGGCGGCGAACCACTTCGAGGCGCAGGCGGCCCACGACGCGATGGCGGAGGGCCACGGCGCGCTCAAGACGATCGCCGGCAGCCTCAACAAGATGGCCAACGACCTGCGCCTGCTCGCATCCGGCCCCCGGAACGGCCTCGGCGAGGTCGAGCAGCCGGAGAACCAGCCCGGCTCTTCGATCATGCCCGGAAAGATCAACCCGGTCGTCGCGGAGTCGGTCAACCAGGTCCACAAGCAGGTCGTCGGCAACGACGCCGCCGTCTCGGCGGGCGCGGCCCGCGGCGAGATCGACCTGAACCTCTACAAGCCCGTCATCGCGCACAACTTCCTCGAGTCGGCGGAACTGCTCTCGAACGTCGCCGAGACGTTCGGCGAGCGCTTCGTCGGGAAGCTGGAGGCGAACGAGGAGCACTGCGAGACGCGCGTCGAACAGTCGATGGCGCTCGCGACCGCGCTCAACCCCGCGATCGGCTACGACAAGGCCTCGAAGGTGGCCAAGAAGGCGCTCGCGGACGGCAAATCCGTCAAGGAGGTCGCCGTGAGCGAGGGGTACCTCACCGAGGACGAGGCCGACGAGGTGCTCGACCCCGAGGCGATGACCCACCGCGTCATCCTCGGCGACGAGAACTGA
- a CDS encoding GAF domain-containing protein has translation MNSGPDDTPSDAGAAADDPSGPPADGASRVLFVDDEPGAADLAATHVERLVDGIETVTRLSPDEALDVVREGRVDCVVSDFDMPGTDGLELLDAVRSVDPSLPFVLFTGKGSEEIASEAISAGVTDYLQKGAGRDRYEVLANSVANALGRRRAERDLREVNAKVTAIHEFATELASVTDVAAVFDRTVDAAEEILEFDRCVAARRRGDRVVPAVLSDSVSEDEVRAFEVGEGVVGTTVAEQETMVIDNLSVDPADPDELEDPSSPGRTAAEADRREGSDVADPVADDIRSAISVPIGSHGVLQAVSNGYAAFDERDVEFAELLAAHAANAVEQIETENALRRERDRLTALFDDLPLPAVRTVALGDGGRRLDAANEAFEETFGHGATDGYERVREAIIPDGADRLDPESVLERDEPSRLEVRRRTTDGLRDFILHVIPVTQPDETVIYSIYADIGEQKRVERTLRRLHATTREMFGGEDREGVAAVATRAAIDILEFPSSGVRLYDPEANVLRPTAISEEATAAFGDRPSFGPGDGRIWEAFDDGQPVVVDDLDAVDSPVGYGEHRSLLVVPLGDHGVMPLGSREPGFFDETDLQLARVLAANVTVALDHAERTEQLRDRDAALQREIDRLEKFAGLVSHDLRNPLNVAAGRTDLARSLTDDAAVIEELDRAEDAHDRMSQLIDDLLALARQGRTVDEIEAVPLDEAAERAWRTVDTGKATLDVSAATAAVEADPERLRTLFENLFTNSVEHGSTGSRAEPDDSVEHGSTYSRTESGDSVEHGSTGSRAEPDDSGEHGTGGDAGGDADGLTVTVGSLSDGFYVADDGAGFDIDPEEATEYGRSSTERGTGFGLAIVREIAAAHGWELSIDGDDGARFEFRHGTDI, from the coding sequence ATGAATTCCGGTCCCGACGACACGCCGTCCGACGCCGGCGCGGCCGCGGACGACCCGTCGGGACCGCCCGCCGACGGCGCGAGCCGCGTCCTGTTCGTCGACGACGAGCCGGGGGCGGCGGACCTCGCCGCGACCCACGTCGAGCGGCTCGTGGACGGGATCGAGACGGTGACGCGGCTGTCGCCGGACGAGGCGTTGGACGTGGTCCGCGAGGGGCGCGTCGACTGCGTCGTCAGCGACTTCGACATGCCGGGGACGGACGGGCTCGAACTGCTCGACGCCGTCCGTTCCGTCGACCCCTCCCTGCCGTTCGTGCTGTTCACCGGCAAGGGGAGCGAGGAGATCGCGAGCGAGGCCATCTCCGCCGGCGTGACGGACTACCTCCAGAAGGGCGCAGGCCGGGACCGGTACGAGGTGCTCGCAAACAGCGTCGCGAACGCGCTCGGGCGCCGGCGGGCGGAGCGCGACCTCCGCGAGGTGAACGCCAAGGTCACGGCGATTCACGAGTTCGCGACGGAGTTGGCGTCGGTGACCGACGTCGCCGCGGTGTTCGATCGGACGGTCGACGCGGCCGAGGAGATCCTCGAGTTCGACCGCTGCGTCGCCGCCCGCCGACGCGGCGACCGGGTCGTCCCCGCCGTCCTCTCCGACAGCGTCAGCGAAGACGAGGTCCGCGCGTTCGAGGTCGGCGAGGGCGTCGTCGGGACCACGGTCGCCGAGCAGGAGACGATGGTGATCGACAACCTCAGCGTCGACCCCGCCGACCCGGACGAGCTGGAGGACCCCTCGTCGCCGGGTCGGACGGCGGCCGAGGCCGACCGGCGGGAGGGGTCGGACGTAGCCGATCCGGTCGCCGACGACATCCGGTCGGCGATCAGCGTTCCGATCGGCTCGCACGGCGTGTTACAGGCGGTCTCGAACGGATACGCCGCGTTCGACGAGCGGGACGTCGAGTTCGCGGAGCTGCTGGCCGCCCACGCCGCCAACGCCGTCGAGCAGATCGAGACGGAGAACGCGCTCCGCCGGGAGCGGGACCGGCTGACGGCGCTGTTCGACGACCTCCCGCTGCCGGCGGTGCGCACCGTCGCCCTCGGTGACGGCGGGCGTCGCCTCGACGCCGCCAACGAGGCGTTCGAGGAGACGTTCGGTCACGGCGCGACGGACGGGTACGAACGCGTCCGCGAAGCGATCATCCCGGACGGCGCCGACCGGCTCGACCCGGAGTCGGTGCTCGAACGCGACGAGCCCTCCCGGCTCGAGGTGCGTCGTCGGACCACGGACGGGCTGCGCGACTTCATCCTCCACGTGATCCCGGTCACGCAGCCGGACGAGACCGTCATCTACAGCATCTACGCGGACATCGGCGAACAGAAGCGCGTCGAGCGCACGCTCCGGCGGCTCCACGCGACGACCCGCGAGATGTTCGGCGGCGAGGACCGCGAGGGGGTCGCGGCGGTGGCTACCCGGGCGGCGATCGACATTCTCGAGTTCCCGAGCAGCGGCGTCAGGCTGTACGACCCCGAGGCGAACGTCCTCCGCCCGACGGCGATAAGCGAGGAGGCGACCGCGGCGTTCGGCGACCGACCGTCGTTCGGTCCGGGTGACGGCCGCATCTGGGAGGCGTTCGACGACGGCCAGCCGGTCGTGGTCGACGACCTCGACGCCGTCGACAGCCCGGTCGGGTACGGCGAACACCGGAGCCTCCTCGTCGTTCCCCTCGGCGACCACGGCGTGATGCCGCTCGGGTCGCGCGAACCGGGCTTCTTCGACGAGACGGACCTCCAGCTGGCCCGCGTCCTCGCCGCGAACGTCACCGTCGCGCTCGACCACGCCGAGCGGACCGAGCAGCTCCGCGACCGCGACGCGGCGCTCCAGCGGGAGATCGATCGGCTGGAGAAGTTCGCGGGACTCGTCTCCCACGACCTCCGGAACCCGCTCAACGTCGCCGCCGGTCGGACCGACCTGGCCCGGTCGCTGACGGACGACGCCGCGGTCATCGAGGAACTCGACCGGGCCGAGGACGCGCACGACCGGATGAGCCAGCTGATAGACGATCTCCTCGCGCTGGCGCGGCAGGGCCGCACGGTCGACGAGATCGAGGCCGTCCCGCTGGACGAGGCCGCCGAACGAGCGTGGCGCACCGTCGACACCGGCAAGGCGACGCTCGACGTCTCGGCGGCGACGGCCGCGGTCGAGGCGGACCCGGAGCGGCTCCGCACGCTGTTCGAGAATCTGTTTACGAACAGCGTGGAACACGGTTCCACGGGCAGTCGGGCGGAGCCCGACGACAGTGTCGAGCACGGCTCGACTTACAGCCGGACGGAGTCCGGCGACAGCGTGGAACACGGTTCCACGGGCAGTCGGGCGGAGCCCGACGACAGCGGCGAGCACGGAACGGGCGGCGACGCCGGCGGGGACGCCGACGGCCTCACGGTCACCGTCGGGTCGCTCTCCGACGGATTCTACGTCGCGGACGACGGGGCCGGCTTCGACATCGATCCGGAGGAGGCGACGGAGTACGGCCGTTCAAGCACGGAGCGGGGGACGGGGTTCGGCCTCGCGATCGTGCGCGAGATCGCGGCCGCGCACGGCTGGGAGCTGTCGATCGACGGCGACGACGGCGCTCGGTTCGAGTTCCGCCACGGAACCGATATATAA
- a CDS encoding sulfatase has product MTDGADSTSDASDRPNLVLVHCHDLGQHLGCYGADVDTPNIDRIAADGARMANSFCTAPQCSPSRSSMMTGYYPHENGVMGLAHMGWALGDGWETLPKRLRSAGYDTALLGFQHEVPDEPERLGYDYVDSGTKRALGLVDVVDDFFAGRADADDPFFVSIGIEEPHRPFRREYLPEETYDAYDPEEIPLDDFPYLPDAPGVREDVADLRSVISEVLDPAVGRYRESLADHGLAEETVFVFTTDHGLAIPRAKGTCYDPGIETALVVHRPGVVEGGAVHDALVTNADFTPTMLDLLGVDAPTDASGESFAPLLRGEPHDDRDRIFAEMTWHDRYNPIRAIRTERYKYVRNFSVLPKVFVPMDVAATASGREVHEEFHVPQRPTEELYDLEADPEESENLASDKKPFEPAAEASDPDPAHVDALDRLRDELTAWMESTDDPLLDGPVPYPDVE; this is encoded by the coding sequence ATGACGGACGGAGCCGATTCCACTTCCGACGCGTCTGACCGCCCGAATCTCGTCCTCGTTCACTGTCACGACCTCGGTCAACACCTCGGCTGCTACGGGGCCGACGTCGACACGCCGAACATCGATCGGATCGCGGCCGACGGCGCCCGGATGGCGAACAGCTTCTGTACGGCCCCGCAGTGCTCGCCGAGCCGGTCCAGCATGATGACGGGCTACTATCCCCACGAGAACGGCGTCATGGGGCTCGCGCACATGGGCTGGGCGCTCGGCGACGGCTGGGAGACCCTCCCGAAACGCCTCCGATCGGCGGGGTACGACACGGCCCTGCTCGGCTTCCAACACGAGGTCCCCGACGAGCCCGAGCGGCTCGGCTACGACTACGTCGACAGCGGGACGAAGCGCGCCCTCGGTCTCGTCGACGTCGTCGACGACTTCTTCGCCGGGCGCGCGGACGCGGACGATCCCTTCTTCGTCTCGATCGGGATCGAGGAGCCGCACCGTCCCTTCCGGCGTGAGTACCTTCCCGAGGAGACGTACGACGCGTACGACCCCGAGGAGATCCCGCTGGACGACTTCCCGTACCTCCCGGACGCGCCCGGCGTCCGCGAGGACGTCGCCGACCTCCGGTCGGTGATCTCGGAGGTCCTCGACCCGGCGGTCGGCCGCTACCGCGAGTCGCTCGCCGACCACGGGCTGGCCGAGGAGACGGTGTTCGTCTTCACGACCGACCACGGGCTGGCGATCCCGCGCGCGAAGGGCACCTGCTACGACCCGGGGATCGAGACCGCGCTCGTGGTCCACCGGCCGGGCGTCGTCGAGGGCGGCGCGGTCCACGACGCGCTCGTCACAAACGCCGACTTCACGCCGACGATGCTCGACCTGCTCGGGGTCGACGCGCCGACGGACGCCTCGGGCGAGTCGTTCGCGCCGCTGCTCCGCGGGGAGCCGCACGACGACCGCGACCGGATCTTCGCCGAGATGACGTGGCACGACCGATACAACCCGATCCGCGCGATCCGGACGGAGCGGTACAAGTACGTCCGGAACTTCTCCGTGCTGCCGAAGGTGTTCGTCCCGATGGACGTCGCGGCGACGGCCTCGGGGCGCGAGGTCCACGAGGAGTTCCACGTCCCGCAGCGCCCGACGGAGGAGCTGTACGACCTCGAGGCCGACCCCGAGGAGTCGGAGAACCTCGCCTCGGACAAGAAGCCGTTCGAGCCGGCGGCCGAGGCGAGCGACCCGGACCCGGCCCACGTCGACGCCCTCGACCGACTGCGCGACGAACTGACCGCGTGGATGGAGTCGACCGACGACCCGCTCCTCGACGGGCCCGTGCCGTACCCGGATGTCGAGTAG
- a CDS encoding OsmC family protein, protein MAESDLQAEQEPLKREYEENPEAAQITLSATGEEQGDARSCSVDIGRAIYEAELHEGAGGPGGGACSGDLLLGALAACSQLTAQAVAESFGVDADVEVEASGDLDLRGTMGVDDEAPVGFEDLRLDVAVDGDVDEDTRAALKKYTEKYCVVYQTLADPPDVETTWTFD, encoded by the coding sequence ATGGCTGAGAGTGACTTACAGGCCGAGCAGGAGCCGTTGAAAAGGGAGTACGAGGAGAACCCCGAGGCGGCGCAGATCACGCTGTCCGCGACCGGCGAGGAGCAGGGGGACGCCCGGTCGTGTAGCGTCGACATCGGCCGGGCGATCTACGAGGCGGAGCTCCACGAGGGGGCCGGCGGGCCCGGCGGGGGCGCCTGCTCGGGCGACCTCCTCCTCGGCGCGCTGGCCGCCTGTTCCCAGCTGACCGCGCAGGCCGTCGCCGAGAGCTTCGGCGTCGACGCCGACGTCGAGGTCGAGGCCAGCGGCGACCTCGACCTCCGCGGGACGATGGGAGTCGACGACGAGGCGCCGGTGGGGTTCGAGGACCTCCGCCTCGACGTGGCCGTCGACGGCGACGTCGACGAGGACACCCGCGCGGCGCTGAAAAAGTACACCGAGAAGTACTGCGTCGTCTACCAGACGTTGGCGGACCCGCCGGACGTCGAGACGACGTGGACGTTCGACTGA
- a CDS encoding ArsR family transcriptional regulator, with product MDEGTRELLEPLPPSAKLVYYVLDAEGRFDQTGLAEETRLSTRTVRFAVEKLTEVGLVEEGLCPRDARRSVYQAVPPAERDPVDEPEATAESASEADAPAAAVAED from the coding sequence ATGGACGAAGGAACCCGCGAGCTGCTCGAACCGCTCCCGCCGAGCGCCAAGCTGGTCTACTACGTGCTCGACGCCGAGGGCCGGTTCGACCAGACCGGCCTCGCCGAAGAGACCCGCCTCTCGACCCGCACCGTCCGGTTCGCGGTCGAGAAGCTCACCGAGGTCGGGCTCGTCGAGGAGGGGCTGTGCCCCCGCGACGCCCGGCGCTCCGTCTACCAGGCCGTGCCGCCGGCGGAGCGCGACCCCGTCGACGAGCCGGAGGCGACCGCCGAGTCGGCCTCCGAGGCCGACGCGCCGGCCGCCGCGGTCGCCGAGGACTGA
- the sucD gene encoding succinate--CoA ligase subunit alpha: MSIFVDDDTRVVVQGITGGEGKFHAGQMIEYGTNVVAGAVPGKGGQEVDGVPVYDTVDEAVEAEDADASVIFVPPAFAADAIFESLDTDLDLAVAITEGIPTQDMAKVNKRLSETDTRLIGPNCPGIITPGEAKLGILPGNIFSEGNVGLVSRSGTLTYQVVDNLTERGLGQSTAIGIGGDPIIGTSFVDALEAFEADTDTDAVVMCGEIGGEDEEQAAKFIGEHMDTPVAGFIAGRTAPPGKRMGHAGAIVSGSGTGTAQSKIDALNDAGVPVGDTPEEVADHVEDFL, from the coding sequence ATGAGCATTTTCGTCGACGACGACACCAGAGTGGTGGTCCAGGGGATCACCGGCGGGGAGGGGAAGTTCCACGCCGGCCAGATGATCGAGTACGGCACCAACGTCGTCGCCGGCGCGGTGCCCGGCAAGGGCGGCCAGGAGGTCGACGGCGTCCCCGTCTACGACACCGTCGACGAGGCCGTCGAGGCCGAGGACGCGGACGCCTCCGTCATCTTCGTCCCGCCGGCGTTCGCCGCCGACGCCATCTTCGAGTCGCTCGACACGGACCTCGACCTCGCGGTCGCGATCACCGAGGGGATCCCGACCCAGGACATGGCGAAGGTGAACAAGCGCCTGAGCGAGACCGACACCCGCCTCATCGGCCCGAACTGCCCCGGGATCATCACCCCCGGCGAGGCGAAGCTCGGCATCCTCCCCGGCAACATCTTCTCCGAGGGGAACGTCGGCTTAGTCTCCCGCTCCGGCACGCTCACCTACCAGGTCGTCGACAACCTCACCGAGCGCGGGCTCGGCCAGTCGACCGCGATCGGCATCGGCGGCGACCCGATCATCGGCACCTCCTTCGTCGACGCCCTGGAGGCGTTCGAGGCCGACACCGACACCGACGCCGTCGTGATGTGCGGCGAGATCGGCGGCGAGGACGAGGAGCAGGCCGCGAAGTTCATCGGCGAGCACATGGACACGCCGGTCGCCGGCTTCATCGCCGGCCGCACGGCGCCGCCGGGCAAGCGCATGGGCCACGCCGGCGCCATCGTCTCCGGCTCCGGCACGGGCACCGCGCAGTCGAAGATCGACGCGCTCAACGACGCGGGCGTCCCCGTCGGCGACACCCCCGAGGAGGTCGCCGACCACGTCGAAGACTTCCTTTAA